A DNA window from Daucus carota subsp. sativus chromosome 3, DH1 v3.0, whole genome shotgun sequence contains the following coding sequences:
- the LOC108213968 gene encoding putative disease resistance RPP13-like protein 3 — translation MVDAAVSFAIEKLHEFVSQQVNIRIGVKDGIEWLKDELGYLLISVRAAEAHQDKDHIRRWTDSVKDVANQAVIILERFSAQQEQHAADEQGGVLECMRRLICICKKEANLYDIGKDIESLKEKIIGIKSRRDEYHINDIIIATPRVQKRRRTLLRAASFDHEKDVVGFEVDYQTLLAQLDNQDSSLGFISIHGMGGLGKSTLASKLYHSSELSHFKSRAWVCVSEDYDITHVLRKIIKCFEKDEQDLLNKMEEVELLRHLRKILLEGDHYLVVIDDIWDVDFWKKIKSAFPDKKNGSRVIITTRNKLVAEGVEDTCFIHELSFLSKDESWKLFCKRAKPTPNLEMLGKEMVDKCGGLPLAIVILSGLLLQKKTYQFWSNVKDQLWRKLKGESSEIQELLNLSYDDLSFNMRQCFLYLARYPEDHTIQVSKLKLLWIAEEFVEKRDGEYMEDVAEDYVNELINRNMIQIELQTVDGQVLVFKIHDLVRDLVIEKAREQKILGIFDPSQQHPDPIHLLQGQARHAIYNGIGEYLKLLGPNSDDLNLRSLAVTSEIDKIKVEEVKLMYTRFHYLKVLDLTSVHGSEGIPEAVGDLVLLKFLGLMGGDKRKDIVIPSSIGKLKSLQTLHGLDWPDNEFEFPKEISELKELKHIIFHGNEGNLNIGRDQTKLQTISTIMYKEWCHIDTNKWTNLHTLVISEEEDSYEEEEYSLESIANLTSLRTLVLLLYGVISTMQPLSSCKHLNKLVLLCKIKDLAEVNFLPDSVTDLTLSVTASTEDPMPILGSLSNLTSLWLMNSGDKMVCSADAFPCLQFLRIQPATGALFELQVDDGALPSLRAFTLERLPFLRAFLLNADRDMIPRRLKSLPDVPDFQQYLL, via the coding sequence ATGGTTGATGCAGCTGTATCGTTTGCCATCGAAAAACTTCATGAATTTGTTTCCCAGCAAGTTAACATTAGGATCGGAGTGAAAGATGGAATAGAGTGGCTTAAAGATGAGTTAGGCTACCTGCTTATCTCTGTAAGAGCCGCTGAAGCACACCAGGATAAGGATCATATCCGTCGATGGACAGACAGCGTCAAAGATGTTGCTAATCAGGCGGTTATTATCCTGGAGAGGTTTAGCGCTCAACAAGAACAACATGCTGCAGATGAGCAAGGTGGTGTTCTGGAATGTATGCGGAGACTTATCTGCATTTGCAAAAAAGAAGCCAATCTTTATGATATCGGTAAGGATATCGAGTCCCTGAAGGAAAAAATCATTGGCATCAAGAGTAGGCGAGACGAATACCATATTAACGACATAATCATAGCTACTCCGAGAGTGCAGAAGAGAAGGAGAACATTGCTCAGAGCAGCATCTTTCGACCACGAGAAGGATGTGGTTGGTTTTGAGGTTGATTATCAGACTTTGCTGGCTCAACTTGATAATCAAGATTCCTCCCTTGGCTTCATCTCCATTCACGGAATGGGGGGCCTGGGCAAGTCTACTCTTGCTAGTAAGCTGTACCACTCCAGCGAATTAAGCCATTTTAAAAGTCGTGCTTGGGTTTGTGTCTCCGAGGATTATGACATCACCCATGTTCTGAGGAAGATAATAAAGTGTTTTGAGAAAGATGAACAAGATTTGTTGAACAAAATGGAAGAGGTAGAGCTGTTGCGGCACCTGCGAAAGATACTTCTAGAAGGTGATCACTATCTTGTGGTGATTGATGATATATGGGATGTAGATTTTTGGAAAAAGATCAAAAGTGCTTTCCCAGACAAGAAAAACGGAAGTAGAGTCATTATAACCACGCGGAATAAACTAGTTGCCGAGGGTGTAGAAGACACATGTTTCATCCATGAACTAAGTTTTTTAAGCAAAGACGAGAGCTGGAAATTGTTCTGTAAGAGAGCAAAACCAACCCCAAACCTGGAGATGTTAGGTAAGGAGATGGTTGATAAATGTGGAGGTTTACCCCTTGCAATCGTGATCCTGAGTGGGCTATTATTGCAAAAAAAGACCTACCAATTTTGGTCCAATGTGAAGGACCAGCTTTGGAGAAAGTTGAAGGGCGAGTCTTCAGAGATTCAAGAACTACTAAATTTGAGTTATGATGACTTGTCTTTCAACATGAGACAGTGTTTTCTGTACCTTGCAAGGTACCCTGAAGACCATACTATCCAAGTGTCCAAGTTAAAGCTTTTATGGATTGCAGAGGAATTTGTTGAGAAACGAGATGGAGAATACATGGAGGATGTCGCTGAGGATTATGTAAATGAGCTTATTAATCGGAATATGATTCAGATAGAACTACAGACAGTGGATGGTCAAGTTTTGGTGTTCAAGATCCATGATCTTGTACGTGATCTTGTCATAGAGAAGGCCAGGGAGCAGAAGATACTGGGAATTTTTGATCCAAGTCAACAACATCCAGATCCCATACATTTGTTGCAAGGACAGGCACGTCATGCAATCTACAATGGAATTGGTGAGTACTTGAAATTACTTGGGCCTAACTCTGATGATTTGAATTTGCGATCATTAGCTGTAACTAGTGAAATTGATAAAATCAAAGTAGAGGAAGTAAAGTTGATGTACACGAGATTCCATTATCTCAAAGTGCTCGACTTGACCAGTGTGCATGGTTCTGAGGGGATACCAGAAGCAGTAGGAGATTTAGTTCTCCTAAAGTTCTTGGGCTTAATGGGTGGTGATAAAAGAAAAGATATAGTGATCCCTTCAAGTATAGGCAAATTGAAAAGTTTACAAACTTTGCATGGTTTAGACTGGCCCGATAATGAATTCGAATTTCCTAAAGAGATAAGTGAGCTTAAGGAGTTAAAGCATATAATCTTTCATGGAAATGAAGGGAATTTGAATATTGGCCGCGACCAGACGAAACTCCAAACTATAAGTACCATAATGTATAAGGAATGGTGCCATATTGATACCAATAAATGGACCAATCTCCATACACTTGTAAtctcagaagaagaagatagttatgaagaagaagaatataGTTTGGAGTCTATAGCAAATTTAACAAGTCTCAGAACATTAGTCCTCCTACTATATGGTGTTATTTCAACAATGCAACCGCTTTCATCTTGCAAACATCTCAACAAGTTGGTGTTGTTGTGTAAGATAAAAGATCTAGCAGAAGTAAATTTTCTGCCAGATTCAGTTACTGATTTAACACTATCAGTTACCGCTTCCACAGAAGATCCGATGCCCATTCTGGGGAGTTTGTCCAATCTTACATCCCTGTGGTTAATGAACAGTGGAGACAAAATGGTTTGCAGTGCAGATGCGTTTCCATGTCTACAATTCTTACGAATACAACCCGCCACTGGTGCTCTGTTTGAACTTCAAGTTGATGACGGAGCTCTGCCTTCTTTAAGAGCTTTTACATTAGAGCGCCTGCCTTTTTTAAGAGCTTTTTTATTGAATGCTGACAGGGATATGATTCCGCGAAGATTAAAGTCTCTTCCTGATGTACCGGATTTCCAACAATATTTATTGTAA
- the LOC108213970 gene encoding uncharacterized protein LOC108213970 encodes MVDAAVSFTIEKLGEFVTQQINIRTGVKDGIEWLRDELGYLLISVRAAEAHQQLDHIRRWTESVKEVANQAVIILERFSAQQEEHASHEHGGVLDRMRNFICICKKEANLFDIGKEIQSLNKTILRIKNRRDEYRITDIITATPAVQQRKRTVLRAASFDYKDDVIGFEADYQTLLAQLDNPDPSLGFISIHGMGGLGKSTLASKLYHSSELSHFKSRAWVCVSEDYDITNVLRKIIKCFNRDEQDLLNKMEEGELLRHLREILLDGDHYLAVIDDIWDIEFWKRIKNAFPDKKNGSRVIITTRNKLVAREEFVEEQDGVHVEDVADDYARHAIYNGIGEYFKLLGPNSDSLNLRSLALTTQTASLELEEIKLMYTRFQYLTTQTASLEIEEIKLMYTRFQYLKVLDLTSVHDSKGIPEEIGDLVLLKFLSLMGSPYSREALVIPPSIGKLKRLQTLHASDYGIYVFPKEICELKELRHIIFYGNQGNLNIGSDQTKLQTISEIKHKEWCHIDTNNWTNLHTLVISGEYHGEEESSLESMENLTSLRTLVLVHFGFISTMQPLSSCKHLNKAALWCRIKDVAELSFLPDSITDLTLNLSGSTEDPMPILGSLSNLTSLWLHECGDKLVFGAYTFPCLQFLKIQPAGGLFQLEVDDGALPSLRAFTLYYHYEMAEIPPRLLSLPPAPEFSGHLW; translated from the exons ATGGTTGATGCAGCTGTATCATTTACTATTGAAAAACTTGGTGAATTTGTTACCCAACAAATTAACATTAGGACTGGAGTGAAAGATGGTATAGAGTGGCTTAGAGATGAATTGGGCTACTTGCTCATTTCTGTCAGAGCTGCAGAAGCACACCAACAACTGGATCATATTCGTCGATGGACAGAAAGCGTCAAAGAGGTTGCTAATCAAGCTGTGATTATCCTGGAGAGGTTTAGCGCCCAACAAGAAGAACATGCATCTCATGAACATGGTGGCGTTCTGGATCGTATGAGGAACTTTATCTGCATCTGCAAGAAAGAAGCCAATCTTTTTGATATCGGCAAGGAAATCCAGTCACTCAATAAAACAATCCTTAGGATAAAAAATAGGCGAGATGAGTACCGTATTACTGACATAATCACAGCCACTCCTGCTGTGCAACAGAGAAAGAGAACTGTGCTCAGAGCAGCTTCCTTTGATTACAAGGACGATGTGATTGGTTTTGAGGCTGATTATCAGACTTTGCTGGCTCAACTTGATAATCCAGATCCCTCCCTTGGCTTCATTTCCATCCACGGAATGGGGGGCCTGGGAAAGTCTACTCTTGCTAGCAAGCTGTACCACTCCAGCGAATTAAGCCATTTTAAGAGTCGCGCTTGGGTTTGTGTCTCGGAGGATTATGACATCACAAATGTTCTGAGGAAGATAATAAAGTGTTTCAACAGAGATGAACAAGATTTGTTGAACAAGATGGAAGAGGGGGAGCTGTTGCGCCACCTGCGAGAGATACTGCTAGATGGTGATCATTATCTTGCGGTGATTGATGATATATGGGATATAGAGTTTTGGAAAAGGATTAAGAATGCTTTTCCAGACAAGAAAAACGGCAGTAGAGTCATTATAACCACGCGGAACAAACTAGTTGCCAGGG AGGAATTTGTTGAGGAACAAGATGGAGTACACGTGGAGGATGTAGCTGACGATTAT GCACGTCATGCAATCTACAACGGAATTGGTGAGTACTTTAAATTACTTGGGCCTAATTCTGATAGTTTAAATTTGCGCTCATTAGCATTAACTACTCAAACTGCTAGCCTCGAATTAGAGGAAATAAAGTTGATGTACACGAGATTCCAATATCTAACTACTCAAACTGCTAGCCTCGAAATAGAGGAAATAAAGTTGATGTACACGAGATTCCAATATCTCAAAGTGCTGGACTTGACCAGTGTGCATGATTCGAAGGGGATACCAGAAGAAATAGGAGATTTAGTTCTCCTCAAGTTCTTGAGCTTAATGGGCAGTCCTTACTCTCGTGAAGCTTTAGTGATTCCTCCAAGTATAGGCAAATTGAAAAGGTTACAAACTTTGCATGCTTCAGACTATGGCATATATGTATTTCCAAAAGAGATATGTGAGCTTAAGGAATTAAGGCATATAATCTTTTATGGAAATCAAGGGAACTTGAATATTGGCAGCGACCAGACGAAGCTCCAAACCATAAGTGAAATAAAGCATAAGGAATGGTGCCATATTGATACCAATAATTGGACCAATCTCCATACACTTGTAATTTCAGGAGAATATCATGGTGAAGAAGAATCTAGTTTGGAGTCCATGGAAAATTTAACAAGTCTCAGAACATTAGTCCTCGTACATTTTGGTTTTATTTCAACAATGCAGCCACTTTCGTCTTGCAAACACCTCAACAAGGCCGCCTTGTGGTGTAGGATAAAAGATGTAGCAGAACTAAGTTTTCTGCCAGATTCAATCACTGATTTAACACTGAATCTTAGTGGTTCCACCGAAGATCCGATGCCCATTCTGGGGAGTTTGTCCAATCTTACCTCCCTTTGGTTGCATGAATGTGGAGACAAATTGGTTTTCGGTGCATATACGTTTCCATGTCTACAATTCTTAAAAATACAACCCGCTGGTGGTCTGTTTCAACTTGAAGTCGATGATGGAGCTCTGCCTTCTTTACGAGCTTTTACATTATATTATCATTATGAGATGGCTGAGATTCCGCCACGACTTCTGTCTCTTCCCCCTGCACCAGAATTTAGTGGCCATTTGTGGTAG